In Necator americanus strain Aroian chromosome IV, whole genome shotgun sequence, the following proteins share a genomic window:
- a CDS encoding hypothetical protein (NECATOR_CHRIV.G17309.T1): MDTSTPVESDLWTYLTSHRFARDLADVSQIVKWKLFKRLSRMFYTKSERRVNSAQRRDRPELQKHGWDVLKLAKNFQLPPLDDKMERVDGTSITLEEFRRKYEAPRMPCVITGLTRNWKAHENWTIQKLLKDYPNDSFKVGEGSSGDTIFLKFKYFAEYMRENEDDSPLYIFDEYFGEGKRTKEMLKDYDVPVFFKENLFDLLGNDTKRPPYRWIVIGPARSGTNIHIDPLGTSAWNALIHGHKRWVFIHPDTPHEFVTIPKSERGIHPNEAITWFSTVYKRIHQGDWPFERYPAYECRQNPGETLFVPCGWWHVVINEDDTVAVTQNFCSPVNLPYVYPTIREERPSLASAFLEKLNDLRPELMQTVYESLLDPKPILDSYGSDSEKEVIGANDGYDESETTSFSTDESSDQDSGDNECDEEEAEETEETEDEQEEKGGEKEESDEEEDEEEESDSQEAVVNKSGFVDIAEGSEDEGGFCESGDSEDSETYSDYDTDDDDDDDVSERSSPSPEIHTEPVRAITPILTASEGGLKRRAVTSPNRRLGIPIFLNSTPRSFNN, from the exons atgGATACATCGACTCCGGTGGAATCGGACCTTTGGACTTATCTGACAAGCCACAGATTCGCCAGGGACCTTGCCGACGTCAGTCAAATTGTGAAG tggaaacttttcaaaaggCTAAGCCGAATGTTTTATACAAAATCGGAAAGACGAGTGAATTCAGCTCAAAGAAGAGATCGACCAG AGCTTCAAAAACACGGTTGGGATGTGCTAAAATTGGCGAAAAATTTCCAACTTCCTCCACTTGATGACAAAATGGAAAGAGTCGATGGCACGTCAATAACATTAGAGGAATTTCGTCGCAAATACGAAGCACCTCGTATGCCTTGTGTGATTACCGGTTTGACGAGAAATTGGAAGGCTCACGAAAACTGGACAATTCAG aaactctTAAAAGATTATCCAAATGATAGTTTCAAAGTTGGTGAGGGATCCAGTGGAGACactattttcctgaaattcaaatattttgccGAATATATGAGAGAAAATGAGGATGATAGTCCGTTGTATATTTTCGATGAATATTTCGGCGAG gGCAAGAGAACGAAAGAAATGCTCAAGGATTACGATGTAccagtattttttaaagaaaacttaTTTGATCTGCTTGGGAACGACACGAAACGACCACCATATAG gtggattgtCATTGGTCCAGCTCGTTCCGGAACTAACATTCACATCGATCCACTTGGAACCAGTGCATGGAACGCGCTTATTCATGGACATAAACG cTGGGTATTCATCCATCCAGACACACCACATGAATTTGTAACGATCCCTAAATCAGAACGTGGTATTCATCCGAATGAAGCAATCACATGGTTTTCAACTGTTTACAAACGTATACATCAAGGAGACTGGCCATTCGAACGATATCCAGCGTACGAATGTCGGCAAAATCCAGGAGAGACGTTGTTTGTGCCATGTG GATGGTGGCATGTGGTCATTAACGAGGATGATACTGTAGCTGTCACACAAAATTTTTGCTCACCAGTTAATCTTCCCTACGTTTATCCGACAATCCGAGAAGAGAGACCATCGCTGGCAAGCGCGTTTCTTGAAAA aCTTAACGACCTGCGTCCGGAATTGATGCAAACGGTTTACGAGTCGTTGCTGGATCCGAAACCAATATTAGATTCGTATGGTTCGGACAGTGAAAAGGAGGTTATTGGAGCGAATGATGGCTACGATGAATCCGAAACAACATCGTTCAGCACAGACGAATCGAGTGATCAGGATAG CGGTGACAATGAATGTGATGAAGAGGAGGCTGAGGAGACCGAGGAGACCGAGGATGAACAGGAAGAGAAAGGaggtgaaaaagaagagagcgatgaagaagaagatgaagaagaagaaagtgataGCCAAGAAGCGGTTGTTAACAAATCGGGATTTGTTGACATCGCTGAAGGTAGCGAAGATGAGGGTGGTTTTTGTGAATCTGGGGATTCCGAGGATTCGGAAACATATAGCGACTATGACACCGACGATGACGACGATGATGATGTGAGTGAACGCTCTTCTCCATCACCGGAAATCCACACCGAACCAGTAAG GGCAATCACACCGATTCTTACCGCTTCTGAAGGTGGCCTAAAACGTCGTGCTGTAACATCACCGAATCGTCGCCTAGGTATAccgatatttttaaattcgaCGCCCCGttcatttaataattaa